GAAACCATGACGGCGTTTCCCTCCGAACACAGACGATGCCCCGGGACAGCGATTGCCGTCCCGGGTACCCTGTTTAAAACCAGTACTGATACCCCAACGCCAGCCCGTAAGCTGAATCGCCCGGATTGACCGTGTAGTTGCCGGCCGAGCTGGTGCCCATCGGGACCAGGGCTGAGCCGGCGCTGTTCTTGTGGGCGGAGAAGATGGCGTAGATGGCGGATTGGGCGCCGATGTTTTCTACCCAGCCGATGGTGGCGACGCTGCCCTTGTTGTCGGGGTTGCTGTTCTCGGTCTTGCCTTCGCCGTAGGAGAGCAGCAGTTTGCCGGTGCCGGTCACGGCTGTGCGGCTGCCGACCATCCATTCATTGCGCGTCGTCTTGAGGCCAGCGTCCGGCGTCGTGACGGCATGGCCATAGCCGGCGAGCAGCTTGGTTTTCATGATCTGGTAGCCGACGCCGATGAAGGCGTTTTCGGTTTTTGCTGTCGCGCTGCTCGCATGGTCATCATCCTGGTAGGCGACGCTCATGTCGAAGGGGCCGTTTTCGTAATTGACGGCGAGGGCAATGGCGTCCGATGACCTGCCGGTTTCGCCGCCCAGCGCCAGCATGAGGTTGGCGCTCAGCCCCCTGAATTTCGGGCTGGCATAGACCAGCGAGTTGTCGAAACGGGTGGAGCCGGTACTGACGTTGCCGTCGGTGGTCGGCGAACCGTAACCCTGCTCGTAGGCGTCGTAATTGATGACGGCATTGTAGAGCGGCGAATACTGGCGGCCGGCGGTCAGGCGGCCGTATTTGCCTTCGATGCCGGCGAACGCCTGGCGGCCGAGCAGCCGCCCGCCCTGGGCCAGCGTGCCCTTGTTGAGGAAGATGCCGCTTTCCAGTTGAAAGACACCACGGACGCCGTCCGTGATGTCGGCGCCGCCCTTGACGCCGAGGCGGGTGCCGTTGAGGCCGCCGGATTCGAGCGACAGGCGGTCGCCCTTGCCGCCGCCGCTGTTGTATTCGGTAAACAGGTCGATTTTGCCGTAGACCGTGACGTTGGCGTTGGCGCCCAGCGACGAGTTGGAGAGGACCGGTGCCTTGCTGTCCGGTGCGGCGCGCGGCG
The nucleotide sequence above comes from Betaproteobacteria bacterium. Encoded proteins:
- a CDS encoding porin; the encoded protein is MKKLVLAMTAAGLCSAFAPAQAGELDDMKAAMQKMQERIAQLEAQAKAAPRAAPDSKAPVLSNSSLGANANVTVYGKIDLFTEYNSGGGKGDRLSLESGGLNGTRLGVKGGADITDGVRGVFQLESGIFLNKGTLAQGGRLLGRQAFAGIEGKYGRLTAGRQYSPLYNAVINYDAYEQGYGSPTTDGNVSTGSTRFDNSLVYASPKFRGLSANLMLALGGETGRSSDAIALAVNYENGPFDMSVAYQDDDHASSATAKTENAFIGVGYQIMKTKLLAGYGHAVTTPDAGLKTTRNEWMVGSRTAVTGTGKLLLSYGEGKTENSNPDNKGSVATIGWVENIGAQSAIYAIFSAHKNSAGSALVPMGTSSAGNYTVNPGDSAYGLALGYQYWF